The genomic DNA AACGAGTGTATGCTTCGGTCCGCTCCAGTCTTCGATTCGTTATCCGGTTGTAAATGACATCCGGATAGGGAAGCGGCTCTTGAATCCACTTCCCCTCGACATACGTGTATCCATTTATGCCATCCGGTTCGACATCTTCATATGAAAACACGTAAAACACGATGTTGAACTTTCGACTTAACTCATTCAGTTCAACCGCAAACTGGGTCATATTCCCGAATGTACCTTGGTGTTTTTCGTGTCGATCTACAAATAAAGAGAGGATGGGTCCGATTCTGATTTCGTTCTTTTCAATTGAATATAGAAGCGAATGGTATTGGTTGGTTGGTGGTAGGCGATGACTGTTTTTAAGCGAATCAGGTATTTCCACCATTCCGTATGTGTCGTCCAACTTGACCTCACACTTGACGAGGAAACGCTCATTCCCATAACGGAACCATACCTTCTCCTTAGGCTGGAGTCGGAAACGTGTCATCAGGTGATTGCTGAGCCAAACGACATACGGGTTAGAGGAAGAAGCAAGTATATACTTGATTTGGACGGTCTCTCTCGTGTTCATTTGACTCCCTCTTTTGTATTGCTTTTATAGGCAATAGCGGATATCGTATACTATGGTAAGAAACAAAATTTGGTGACATCAGTATGGAAGGTTGAGATTGATGGAAGTGTTATGGGTGCTCGTGTTGATGGTCGTGATTGGAGCTGCAATCGGAGGTTTTACGAACTCACTTGCAATCAAGATGCTCTTCAGACCTTACAATCCAATATATATAGGACGTTTCCGGATTCCTTTTACACCCGGTTTAATCCCGAAACGAAGGGAAGAATTGGCTATACAGCTTGGAGAGATGACGGTTAATCATCTCATTACCAAGGAAGGTCTCCAGAAGAAACTGAATCAAACCGAATTCAAGAATGAATTGGTTGAATGGTTGAAAAAGGGCCTTCATACGCAATTGGAGAAAGAACAATCTATAAATGATTTGGCAGCAGACCTATTAAAGAATGACGCCTTAGACAAGGCGGTCGAAGGAAAGCTGAAGCAATTCCTTAACGAAAAAGTGACAGAAAAAATCGGGAAGGCGAAAGGACAGCCTCTTAAAGAACTGATTCCTGAAAAGCTGGATACCCGGATAGAAGCTGAGATTCCTGCTACGACCAGGTTCATCCAAAATCGGTTGATTGCTTTCATACATAGTCCAGAGGGAAAAATGCAGTTGAAACAGCTGATCGACGATTTTCTCGCTGAGCGTGGCATGCTTGGAAACATGATTAATATGTTCCTTGGAAATGAGAGCCTGATCGATAAAGTGCAATCTGAACTCATCAAGCTTCTTCAAAGGGGTACCGTCTCAACGATGCTGGAGAAGATCCTCAAAAAAGAGTGGACGGCTATGAAAGAAAAGCCCGCTTCGGATATCATTGCACAACTGGGAGTAGAGGACAGCCAGGAAGCCATGATCGATTGGGTGATCGATCAACTTGATGTAAAGGTAATCCTCAATAAACCGATTCATGAGTGGGCAGCTCCTTACATACCTTATATGGAAGATGAGCTGATCCCTCGTATGACGGACCATGCACTTGATTGGCTGGGCTCAAATGTTGAACAGATCATGGAAAAGATGAGGCTGTCCGAGCTCGTACGTCAGCAGGTCCAGACGTTTTCTGTACAACGGTTGGAAGAAATGGTGCTTTCAATTTCAAGAAGGGAATTGAAGATGATCACGTACCTTGGTGCCTTGTTAGGTGGGATGATCGGCTTCATTCAAGGGCTGTTGGTTTACTTCATCACCTGATTCTTGTTATAGTGGAAGAGGTGCTTAATAGTAACGGCATGAATGTAAATTTTAGGAGGCTAAATATGAGTAAAAATGTCCATGATGCGGCATACAATCTAGAAACAGCGTTGCGTGAAAGTGACGACTTCCAGGAGCTTAAGAGCTTGTATGATCAAGTGAATGCGGATGAGAACGTCAAGCAGATGTTCGACAACTTCCGTAACTTGCAGGTTGAACTTCAACAAAAGCAAATGCAAGGTCAACAAATCACTGAGGAAGAAGCTCAAAAAGCACAGCAAACGTTTGAACTTGTTCAACAGAACGAAGTGATCTCTAAGCTAATGAATGCTGAGCAACGCGTAAGCATGCTTATCCAGGACATCAACAAGATTGTTACGAAGCCTTTGGAAGAATTGTACGGCAATCCAGAGGAACAACAACAATAACTCATGATAAAAAGCTGACACTCCGGTGTCAGCTTTTTTTATTGCGTACTAAGTGGAATTTTTGCCATTTGGATAGTAAACGTGTGAGTTTGGATAGTAAATCAACAATTTCGGATAGTAAATGTACAACTTCGGATAGTAAATCCTAAATATCGGCAAGTAATCTCTAATCCTAGCCAACTTGACTTTACTTGGATTTATGCTCCTTCAACCACTGTACCCCGAAGTCGACAGATGGCCGTAGCTTGAACAGTTTACTGGTTGCAGAACCGATCTTTCCAATCCTGACATCATGCTTTCCTTCAAAAGCTTTTCCGATCTCACCGAAACACTCATCATCATAATCGATTTCTAGATAGTTCCGCCATACCCTTTTCCCGTCCATGAGAATCGGAGCTCCTTTTGCAACGGTATTACGCACGCCTGCACGATGCTCGGAGAGATGGAATGAAGTATGAGAGTCAAAGTCCGTTCCTAAGAATAATACATCTGCATCCAGTTCATAGGCCTTGGCAATCGGAGAACGCTCACCGAGACCATTGTCTAAAGAATGGTTCTCTGTAATGTATGCAGCATGCTTTCCCCATGCTGCCATGGACATGTTCGGATGATTACTCCTATATACGCCTGGATAGGATCTGAATCTTTCCGGAATCAAGCCCACTCCCCAAGTCGGTGTGGTCGTAGGATTGAAAGGGGGCATCGATTCCTTGATCGGCTCCCACC from Pseudalkalibacillus sp. SCS-8 includes the following:
- a CDS encoding YlbF family regulator, which gives rise to MSKNVHDAAYNLETALRESDDFQELKSLYDQVNADENVKQMFDNFRNLQVELQQKQMQGQQITEEEAQKAQQTFELVQQNEVISKLMNAEQRVSMLIQDINKIVTKPLEELYGNPEEQQQ
- a CDS encoding DUF445 domain-containing protein → MEVLWVLVLMVVIGAAIGGFTNSLAIKMLFRPYNPIYIGRFRIPFTPGLIPKRREELAIQLGEMTVNHLITKEGLQKKLNQTEFKNELVEWLKKGLHTQLEKEQSINDLAADLLKNDALDKAVEGKLKQFLNEKVTEKIGKAKGQPLKELIPEKLDTRIEAEIPATTRFIQNRLIAFIHSPEGKMQLKQLIDDFLAERGMLGNMINMFLGNESLIDKVQSELIKLLQRGTVSTMLEKILKKEWTAMKEKPASDIIAQLGVEDSQEAMIDWVIDQLDVKVILNKPIHEWAAPYIPYMEDELIPRMTDHALDWLGSNVEQIMEKMRLSELVRQQVQTFSVQRLEEMVLSISRRELKMITYLGALLGGMIGFIQGLLVYFIT
- a CDS encoding AAC(3) family N-acetyltransferase, which encodes MKKSIIQGTDQPRTTKTLMADLRALGVEQGMTLLVHSSLKSLGWVCGESEAVIQALMDAVTEEGTLILPAHSAVLSDPADWQNPPVPKDWWEPIKESMPPFNPTTTPTWGVGLIPERFRSYPGVYRSNHPNMSMAAWGKHAAYITENHSLDNGLGERSPIAKAYELDADVLFLGTDFDSHTSFHLSEHRAGVRNTVAKGAPILMDGKRVWRNYLEIDYDDECFGEIGKAFEGKHDVRIGKIGSATSKLFKLRPSVDFGVQWLKEHKSK